The Drosophila suzukii chromosome X, CBGP_Dsuzu_IsoJpt1.0, whole genome shotgun sequence DNA window aaattatatatctttatGCCAAATTGCCGAAATCGGACTATCCATAAAAAgttaaaagcaaataaaaaaatcgaCGCTAGGTGGAGCCGTTGCGGGGAGTACAGTTGTGAACAGCCGCTTCGCTGCATATCTCCGTCTCCATCGCACTCCTCTAACGGGTATTTGATAATCGATGGCATCGACTATAGTgttctctcttgtttttaaaataatagcgTAGCGGGTGGAGGGGTTGccaatttaaatttcaaatattttcttagGAAAACGCAGAGCGGAGTTCGAGCCCACGAAACATTctgcaaatatttttatttacacaaCCTCCCATATGCACTTTATATGCCTATTTCGTATTAGAAGGCAAGCTGGCCTAACGGTAAGTGTTCTTGGGAAGAgttgctttgctgcttgcatatctccatctccttCGCACTtcccttagctgagtaatgggtatctgataatCGATagcatcgactatagcgttctgtCTTGTTTGATGTCTTCTCAacaacatttatttatatcccCAAACCAAATTCTGGATCCGCCACTGGTAGGTAACAgtaaaatgttaaattattCCAAAAAAATTGTACTTTAACTAGTTAAAGTTTTGCTTTTTTATTAGCCTATGTAACGATAAAACCCATTTTCTTTGCCACGTCCATTTTCAAGCACTTTCATTTTGAACGATTTTCGTTGCATTTTGAGTGAAATTAAAACTGCCACACTTagtttccttgtttttgttttcgtcGGTGTTttagctgttgttgttgttgtgtttGGGTGGGCGGAAGTTGGACGTGCGGGCTCTGTAAGGGTTAAGCTGCTAAACTACGACGGGCAAAGAGCCgaaagcaaaacaaaagaaaagtttTATTTGCATTTCTTTGGCATTTCGCTGCCAAAGGAAAGTGAAGCGAAATAATTCTGCAGGTATGCGATGCGGCATGTCCTGGCCCAGAATCCAAAATGTAGAATCCTTCTGCAGGATGGCTTTCCGGCCCAGGGGAAGGTCCCAGGCCACGTTAAACTTGTTTCATCTTGGAAAGTACAACAGCAACggcaacggcaacaaaaaaataaaataaaacaaaataaaatacgGCGAAAAAACCAAACTCATTTTACACAGATTCCTCGTCGTTCCCACTTTTCATCTTCCTTCAGCCAAGCCACTCAAACCCGTTTCTCTACATATATCCAATTGAAATGAATTTGTATCCTGtggacacacacacactaaTACAGCGGCACGCATGCAACAACAGCGAGAGCAACAAGGACGAAAAAGGCGAAAACTTTGCCGACAAACTTTGACTTTGGTTATTGTTACAGTTTAACTTTGTTGCCTTTGCTATTCATCGTTTTGCTCTTGTTTTGGCGCTCCCTTTTGACAGGATATGCACCATCTGAATACCCATTAAAAATCGagggaaaatatatattaggGCCTATATATTGTCATTAAAAGGGAATATTTCAAGGCGGTGCACTGTCAATTTTATGTGAAATTGAggtttatattatattatgaGTGTTATATCATGAGTTTTATGAGTTATATCATGAGTGTACGCGAGGAGACTTCTATCTATAGCCGCAAAATCCAAAATCTTCTACGACAGTCCTATCAAAAAAACTGTTTTATAGATCGCCAGGTATCGTCATTCTTTTCAGATTTTAAAGGTCGATGGTCTAAAAAGAAATTACTgtgaaagtaaaaaaaaaaactgaagcTGGGAAGACCTGTGGAGCAACAATAAATAATGTTTGATTTTCTCCCTGTACTGCCAGTACCACATTGCATtccaaaaattattaaattaacaTGAGTTTTGGACCATTTTTAAGTTAAGACATAAAGGTGCGACTGTTTGGCTGTGAGTTCGTCCGGTCAACTTATTGTTCTAGGCTCCTGCAATTTTGTTTGTCATATTAAGCACGTTGCTATACACTTTTTATATACAAAAGTGCTATATGTTGTTGAAAAGCtatttggaaattttagtCACACTGTATCAACATAATTGCTCCAGCAAGTAAATTTTCTAAAAGATTTCTACTCTTCTGTGTTGATTTAGTCGACAGTAATTCAAAAAGGCCCGATTAACTCTTTTTTTTCCGTGTTTAGCGgtgtttttttatataatataaatagcACAAAGCACTTAGTCTTTTTTAACTTATATGCTCAACTAAATTGTTTTTCTTccagttactcgtagagtgaaAGGGTAATAAAATAGGaggaaaattaaatatatgcATTATTGATCCTGACCCGGCGATTAATCTAACCATGTCCATGTTTCCGTATGTATCTATAACACTTATAACGTAAGAGAAATTTAAATAGATTTTGTTTGCCGATACCTTTGCACATGTCGAATTATTCAATCGTATCATTATTACTTAAAAAGTTTTTAGTGAATAAACCAATTGATTGCATATTTCCTCTCTCAAgagttttattttgaaattagtCAAGAGAATaaggggtatctgatagtcgaggcacttgACTTTAACGTACCTTCTTCCTTTGATATAGGAATTGGAAAATGAGAATTGCCAAGTCGAGTAGGTATTTTGAATTCAATGCCCACGTACCGCTCTCAGTTGACCTTACTGTAGTTGTTTTTGCTTTGTTGTACCGCTGTTGCCcctgttgtttttgtttcccCTGATGTTGCTGGTGTCGCCAACACAGACGTCACAGCCTTCTATCAGCGAAAGGTGGAGGCGGCAATTGTAAGGGATATGCCAAGAATAAACTTTTCAAATAAAATGATTTCTTATTTAGGCAGCCGATTTGATATACGCCTCCATACCCATCCCCGTTTCCATTTCACTGCCAGAAGTTACCATGGCTCCGATCTGAAAATGGAAACTTCTCTGGCTAATGAAATCGGTACACTGTATcgtttttaaataaactgaatatatttctttattcaaagagttttaagtttttattttaaggaGCTGTGAGCTTCCTAGGCAGACGACTCGCTAGAAGACTCGCTGGAGCTTTCCTGGGACGACTCCTGGGACGACTCCTGGGAGGAGGATGAGTTGCCGCCCTGAGGAGGTCCCTGAGGTGGTCCTTGGGGAGGTCCTTGGGGAGGTCCCTGGGGAGGTCCCTGGGGCGGTCCCTGGGGAGGTCCTTGGGGAGGTCCCTGCGGTGGTCCTTGACCTCCCGAACCCTGAGGAGGGCCCTGACCTCCCGGAGGACGACGTCCCTGGACAGCAACCAGCGCCACCATGGCGAGCA harbors:
- the whe gene encoding proline-rich proteoglycan 2; this encodes MRIFFLVTLLAMVALVAVQGRRPPGGQGPPQGSGGQGPPQGPPQGPPQGPPQGPPQGPPQGPPQGPPQGPPQGGNSSSSQESSQESSQESSSESSSESSA